In Rosa chinensis cultivar Old Blush chromosome 1, RchiOBHm-V2, whole genome shotgun sequence, a genomic segment contains:
- the LOC112182820 gene encoding uncharacterized protein LOC112182820, giving the protein MDSEAEALEEKLTSLFGQLRAECAILERVVYKNKNQHRRSSYFQYLMKVRRDLRLLQSTKLEEILGCCFQSITGKRPKQKVHLLESLKRRKCESGKYNFMERLLGAAHLLSQMVEPMLKAAIQISALLARSFFMGFSLTILALLARLRVLVQQILLDVVSVFNMVSSLSQKKQSVKINQEGVEVLREFYPTQEDFITLECVWKSDKFDLLERTQKSQIAVSGHTSAAGRFVF; this is encoded by the exons ATGGATTCTGAAGCAGAAGCTCTTGAGGAGAAGCTGACGTCTTTGTTTGGTCAGCTCCGAGCTGAGTGTGCTATTCTTGAAAGAGTGGTCTACAAGAACAAGAACCAGCATAGACGTTCCTCGTACTTCCAGTACCTAATGAAG GTAAGGAGGGATTTGAGGCTTTTACAATCAACTAAGTTGGAGGAGATTTTGGGCTGCTGTTTCCAAAGTATCACTGGAAAGAGACCCAAGCAAAAGGTGCATCTATTAGAAAG tttgaagagaagaaaatgtgAAAGTGGAAAATATAATTTCATGGAACGACTTCTGGGAGCTGCACATCTTTTATCACAG ATGGTTGAACCAATGTTGAAGGCTGCTAT TCAGATATCTGCATTGCTGGCTCGATCTTTTTTCATGGGATTCTCTTTGACTATCTTAGCTTTACTTGCACGACTTCGAGTTTTGGTTCAACAG ATTCTGCTTGATGTTGTTTCAGTATTCAACATGGTTTCTTCTCTCTCCCAAAAGAAGCAATCAGTTAAAATAAATCAAGAAGGAGTTGAG GTCTTAAGGGAGTTTTACCCTACACAAGAGGATTTTATCACTCTGGAGTGCGTGTGGAAATCTGATAAATTTGACTTGCTTGAGAGGACACAAAAGAGCCAGATTGCAGTGTCAGGGCACACTTCTGCGGCGGGTAGGTTTGTGTTTTGA
- the LOC112189861 gene encoding flowering time control protein FPA — protein sequence MAPAAAKPGKQGGGDEGRAASNNLWVGNIERDVTDSDLYDLFSQYGALDGVTSYSTRSYAFVLFKRKEEAAAAKEALQGTPVRGQPIKIEFARPAKPSKKLWVGGISPSVSKEELEEEFLKFGKLEDFKFLRDRNTACLEYCRLEDASEAMRNMNGKRLGGDQMQIHVDFLRSQPSTARREQLPDYRDGQFLGRGIMGPAADSHSGHKRKQPYSQISGQPSSSVLWVGYPPSVQIDEQMLHNAMILFGEIERIKSFPSRHYSFVEFRSVDEARRAKEGLQGRLFNDPRITIMFSTSDLPPAGPYQPGGGKWSTPRPDMHLFNEHSMSNLGPGALPQSPSGNFLGPNDVPMRPLGPLPPGRFDDLLYYQDGSSKKSRLSPPGVRGIVGGPRPPDDDYIWRGIIAKGGTPICRARCVPVGKGIRIEIPEIVNCSARTGLDMLTKHFAEAIAFDIMFFLPDSEDDFASYTEFLHYLGAKNRAGVAKFDDGMTLFLVPPSDFLKTVLKVAGPERLYGVVLKFPQQVPSAASIQQPSHLPIESSQYIDKQQIPPIHAEYTIPSKDEHGFPMEYYNRVSSEDSKLSSKSLFPPTSDSSMVQSVTQDYSSKYSNSAAVSQAGVPLLTPELIGSLATLLPGNAQPSLPESSKLSAWETRSAVRPSFPGWKQDQQISDHTGHALQQLGSQFNPQEQSLPQYQPTYPSGSNTSSYHSGPLVLGTTQMPDSSSVSLPLPQAASSSRPLSNFMVPSQGGQITGSSLPSHPNYLAEALPVSSYMTSSGGNLQSDQTFVPLGANKVNSEYPNQMQQLHSALLGAGQSTSEGEADKNHRYQSTLQFAANLLLQLQQQQQQQQLGGQASKGSGSQQ from the exons ATGGCGCCGGCGGCGGCGAAACCGGGGAAGCAAGGCGGCGGGGACGAAGGAAGAGCGGCGTCGAACAATCTGTGGGTTGGGAACATCGAGAGGGACGTCACCGACTCGGATCTGTATGACCTGTTCTCCCAATATGGTGCGTTGGACGGCGTGACGTCATACTCGACGCGCAGCTACGCGTTCGTGTTGTTCAAACGCAAGGAGGAGGCTGCGGCGGCCAAGGAGGCTCTGCAAGGCACTCCTGTGCGGGGACAACCCATTAAGATCGAATTTGCTCGACCG GCAAAACCATCCAAGAAGCTATGGGTAGGTGGAATTAGCCCATCTGTGTCGAAGGAAGAATTAGAAGAAGAATTTCTCAAGTTTGGAAAATTGGAGGACTTCAAGTTCCTTAGAGACCGGAATACTGCATGTCTTGAATATTGTAGATTGGAGGATGCTTCTGAAGCAATGAGAAATATGAATGGGAAGCGATTGGGTGGTGACCAGATGCAGATACATGTGGATTTTCTTCGATCACAACCTTCGACCGCAAGAAGG GAACAGTTGCCTGACTACCGAGATGGACAGTTTCTTGGCAGAGGTATCATGGGGCCTGCTGCTGATTCTCATTCTGGTCATAAAAGAAAACAG CCTTATTCTCAAATTTCTGGCCAACCCAGTAGCTCAGTTCTGTGGGTTGGGTACCCTCCTTCTGTCCAAATTGACGAACAAATGCTCCACAATGCCATGATTTTGTTTGGTGAGATTGAGAGGATTAAAAGTTTTCCTTCAAGGCACTACTCATTTGTCGAATTCAGGAGCGTAGACGAAGCTCGGCGTGCCAAGGAGGGTTTGCAAGGCAGGCTTTTCAATGATCCTCGGATCACAATTATGTTTTCAACCAGTGATCTGCCACCAGCTGGCCCATACCAACCGGGAGGAGGCAAATGGTCTACTCCTAGACCtgatatgcatctatttaatgAACATTCAATGAGCAACTTAGGGCCTGGAGCTCTACCACAAAGTCCAAGTGGTAACTTTCTTGGACCAAATGACGTTCCAATGAGGCCTTTAGGTCCTCTGCCTCCTGGTAGATTTGATGATCTGCTTTATTATCAAGATGGCAGTTCCAAGAAGAGCCGCCTTAGTCCACCTGGTGTCAGGGGCATAGTTGGAGGTCCTAGGCCTCCTGATGATGATTACATCTGGCGTGGCATTATTGCCAAGGGTGGAACACCCATTTGTCGTGCTCGTTGTGTCCCTGTAGGCAAAGGGATAAGAATTGAGAT TCCTGAAATTGTTAATTGTTCAGCTAGAACTGGATTGGATATGCTGACAAAACACTTTGCTGAGGCCATTGCATTCGACATTATGTTCTTCTTGCCAGACAGTGAAGATGATTTTGCTTCCTACACTGAATTCCTTCATTATCTAGGTGCGAAAAACCGTGCTGGTGTTGCAAAGTTTGATGATGGGATGACATTGTTTTTAGTACCTCCTTCAGACTTCTTGAAGACTGTTTTGAAAGTTGCTGGCCCTGAACGTCTTTATGGTGTGGTTCTCAAGTTTCCACAACAAGTTCCTAGTGCTGCTTCCATTCAGCAACCATCACATCTACCCATTGAATCTTCACAATATATAGATAAACAGCAGATTCCTCCTATACATGCTGAGTATACCATTCCATCGAAGGATGAACATGGTTTTCCTATGGAATATTATAACAGGGTTTCAAGTGAGGACTCAAAGCTTTCTTCAAAATCACTGTTTCCACCTACTAGCGATTCTTCTATGGTGCAGTCAGTAACCCAAGATTATTCCTCTAAATATAGTAATAGTGCTGCAGTATCACAGGCTGGAGTTCCATTATTAACACCTGAACTTATTGGCTCTCTGGCGACTTTACTGCCTGGAAATGCACAGCCGTCTTTGCCAGAAAGTTCGAAGCTATCGGCATGGGAAACAAGATCAGCAGTTAGGCCCTCATTTCCTGGATGGAAACAAGATCAACAAATTTCTGATCACACCGGTCATGCATTGCAACAGTTAGGTAGTCAGTTCAATCCACAAGAACAAAGTCTTCCACAGTACCAGCCTACTTATCCATCCGGTTCAAACACATCAAGTTACCACTCTGGTCCACTGGTGCTTGGTACCACCCAAATGCCAGATTCTTCTTCTGTCAGTCTGCCTCTGCCACAGGCTGCAAGTTCTTCTAGGCCCTTGAGTAATTTTATGGTACCTTCTCAAGGTGGACAGATTACTGGATCCTCGCTTCCTAGTCATCCAAATTATTTGGCTGAAGCTCTGCCTGTCAGTAGTTATATGACCTCTTCTGGTGGTAATTTGCAGTCTGATCAGACCTTTGTGCCATTAGGGGCTAATAAAGTTAACTCAGAATACCCAAATCAGATGCAGCAGCTTCATTCTGCACTTCTGGGTGCTGGTCAGAGTACCTCAGAGGGTGAGGCGGACAAAAATCATCGCTATCAGTCCACACTTCAATTCGCTGCTAACCTTCTTCTCCAATtacagcagcaacaacaacagcagCAATTGGGTGGTCAAGCGAGCAAAGGGTCTGGAAGTCAACAATGA